Below is a window of Spirochaetota bacterium DNA.
ATCTGCGAAGCGTCAAGGCGTATGACCTCATGCACGCTGTCCACGAGCGAGCCGATGGTTATCGTATCCCCGTCGAACGACGCCTCGACGATGATTATCGCCGTGTCGACCGTACGGTCTTTCGCGGTTATCTCGAATTTAAGCCTGAGATCGACCACCGGGACGACGCTTCCGCGGAGATTGATCACCCCCGGCATGAAGTCGGGCGTGCGCGGTACCTTGGTGATCTTCGCCACCTCGAGTACTTCCTTTACCTTCAGTACCTCGAACGCGAACATTTCGCGGTCGAGCATGAACGTGAGATATTGTTTTGAATCGATGGCCGCTTGTTTTTTTGTTTCCATGGGTCTCTCCTTACTTCCGCCCTGTGCTCAC
It encodes the following:
- a CDS encoding chemotaxis protein CheW → METKKQAAIDSKQYLTFMLDREMFAFEVLKVKEVLEVAKITKVPRTPDFMPGVINLRGSVVPVVDLRLKFEITAKDRTVDTAIIIVEASFDGDTITIGSLVDSVHEVIRLDASQIEAPPKVGMNVSGEYIEAIGKKGDDFIIILSADKVFSEKELAFAKEASSNDSLSSGE